The Rosa rugosa chromosome 3, drRosRugo1.1, whole genome shotgun sequence sequence TTCACTACCACCAGAGTTGGGCAAGCTTCATAAGCTGGAGAAGATGTTATTGTGGCAAAACAACCTTGATGGGACTATTCCTGAGGAAATTGGGAACTGCAGAAGCTTGAAGACCATAGATGTCTCTCTAAATTCTGTTTCTGGAAGCATACCTCAGTCTTTCGGAAACCTCTCAAATCTTGAGGAGCTTATGCTTAGTAACAACAACATCTCTGGTTCAATTCCCTCAGTTCTTTCCAATGCTACAAAACTTGTGCAGCTGCAGCTTGATACTAATCAGATTTCAGGCTTGATCCCAGCTGAGCTGGGAATGTTGAAGGAGCTCACAGTCTTTTTTGCTTGGCAGAACAAACTCGAAGGTAGTATTCCATCAGAATTGGCCGGTTGTGAGAGTCTTCAAGCTCTAGATCTCTCACACAATGCTCTCACTGGTAACATACCTTCTGGCCTATTTCAGCTGCAAAATTTAACCAAGCTTCTCTTGATTTCTAATGACATTTCGGGTCCAATACCTTCGGTGATTGGAAATTGTACTTCTCTTATCCGGCTAAGGCTTGTACATAACAGAATCAGTGGAGAGATCCCAAAAGAAATTGGATTCCTTGATAACCTCAGTTTCCTTGATCTGTCTGAAAACCGTCTTGTTGGTACCGTACCAGAAGAAATTGGAAAATGCAGTTCATTACAGCTACTCAACTTAAGTAACAACACCCTTGGAGGTAATTTGCCTagctctttttcttctctcacaAGGCTTCAAGTACTGGATGTCTCTGTGAATCAATTTGTAGGTCAGATTCCTGAGAGTTACGGTGGACTTGCTTCACTTAATAGGCTCATCCTCAGTAGCAACTCCTTAACTGAGCCAATCCCCTCTTCACTTGGTAAATGTTCAAACCTTCAACTGCTTGATCTTAGTAGCAACAAGCTCACTGGGATGATCCCAGAGCAACTGTTTGAAATTGAAGCTCTTGACATTGCTTTGAACCTGAGTTTCAATGCTTTATATGGGATAATCCCACCACAGATTTCTGCTCTCAATAAGCTATCCATACTAGACCTTTCACACAACAAGCTTGAAGGTGATCTGTTGGCACTTTCCGGGCTTATAAATCTTGTTTCTCTGAACATCTCATACAACAACTTCACTGGCTATCTTCCTGACAGCAAGGTGTTTCGACAGTTGTCAGCAACAGACTTGGTGGGAAACAAAGGATTGTGCTCTAGAGGTCATGATTTATGTTTCCTCAGCAATGGTACAACAATAGCTATGTCTAGAAGTGGCAGTTTTAGGAGGTCATGGCGACTTAAATTGGCCATTGCATTGCTAATAGCCTTGACCATTGCTTTGTCCATTTTTGGGATAGTTGCAGTATTTCGAGCACGAAAGATGAATGGAGAGGACAATGATTCTGAGATTGGAGGGGACTCATGGCCTTGGAAATTCACTCCATTTCAGAAGGTGAGTTTCTCAGTTGAGCAAGTTCTAAAATGTCTAGTAGAAACCAATGTAATAGGAAAGGGATGCTCAGGAGTTGTTTACCGGGCAGAAATGGAAAACGAAGACATTGCAGTAAAGAAGCTCTGGCCAACAACAACTGCTTCCAGATATGATTGTCAAAGTAGAGGAGTTCGTGATTCCTTTTCGGCTGAGGTGAAGACCCTTGGCTCCATTCGCCACAAGAACATTGTTAGGTTCTTGGGTTGCTGTTGGAACCGAAACACAAGATTGCTTATGTATGAGTACATGCCAAATGGGAGCTTGGGTGGTTTACTTCATGAGAGAAGCGGTAACTGCTTAGAATGGGACATCAGATATCGCATAGTACTCGGGGCTGCACAAGGCTTGGCTTATTTGCACCATGACTGTGTTCCTCCTATAGTTCACAGAGACATTAAGGCCAACAACATTCTCATTGGTCCAGATTTTGAGCCCTGCATTGCTGATTTTGGGCTTGCCAAGCTTGTTGATGAAGGAGATTTTGCTCGGTCCTCCAACACGGTTGCAGGTTCTTATGGCTACATTGCTCCTGGTTAGTACTTAATTACTATTTCATCACCAATAGAAACCTGAATTGCACTATCTCATAACTACCTGTCTTTCTCCTACTTAACTAATAAAACGGTCATAATCAACAAAGTTTTCCTGTATGTGGTTTACAGAGTATGGATACTCAATGAAGATAACAGAGAAAAGCGATGTGTACAGCTACGGCATAGTTGTGCTAGAAGTGCTAACAGGGAAGCAACCAATTGATCCAACCATACCAGATGGACTCCACATTGTGGATTGGGTAAGGCAGAAGAGAGGGGGAATTGAGGTACTTGATCAAAGCTTACGAGCACGACCAGAACCCGAGATTGAGGAAATGCTGCAGACATTAGGTGTGGCATTGCTGTGCATTAACCCTACCCCAGATGACAGACCAACCATGAAAGATGTAGCAGCAATGCTCAAAGAGATTAGGCAGGAGAGAGAGGAGTGCATGAAAGCTAACATGAGGCTTCTCAATGGGTCCAATTCTGCAAATGATCATGGACAAGAAACTATGATCAGTTGCAGTGGAGGAACATCATCAGCTATGGTGCAGCAACAACATCCTTACCCTCCAACAAGTACCAGCACAAGTTTCTCTGCTTCCTCATTGCTATACACTTCATCTTCCAATATCAAAACAATTCTCAAATAATCAAAATAAGAACTTACTAATTAAGGATTCGGCTTCGCAACCTAGCATTGCTATGATAGAAATCTGTTTCTAGCTACTTTGTTTCTTAGTTCTCGTTTCTCTGTACTAGAGGGAACAGTTTTAATAACCAGAAATAGCTGAAAGTTTACTTTTACTCAGTGTATATGCTTTATTTTGCTTAGAAATACTATGTTGATATTGGTATTGAAAGTTAAAAAACACCGACAACTATGAGATGCATTCAACACATATGTGATATAGTCCAACTCCAACATGATATGAAAATCCAAAATGAAATTGCTTGTCTGGAAAAATTCAGAAGAATATCCCCTCACTTATTCTGTTGATCGACTAGAATAGGAGTGAAGAAGTCTTGATGTGATCGATTTGCAATGATGAATGAAATTTGTAGCTAGTGAGAGTGGAAGTGATTGCTTAATTACCTCAATTGTTCACTACCAAGTATTTATAGGTGAGCTTGAACGGATATCTTGGTTAGTACGTGCGCCTGGTGGCATGCAACTGTTGCAAATTACGCGTGAATAGGTCCGCGACGTCACCCTTAAGACCATGTAGATAGAGTGCTCCCATCCATTCCAGGACTGATTAGCTAGTTCGTCTTTGGCCTGATTGTGTTCGAATGGTTTTGTCCTAGAGGGGATTTCTTGACATGACCAGGCTTTGCCTCTTCAACTTGTATTGAGCCGGAATTCCTGTCAATATTTTGCACCCCAGCagaaatttaaacaaatatCGAATACATATACCGGAATTCCTGTCAATATCCAATGAATCAACCTGAACCTAGTAATATATACTCATCTAATGTCATCTATGATCTATTACTAAGGAACTTTGACAAATTTCTAGTCAAAACTTACATATACCTGTAGTTCATAACCTGAAAACTGAAAAGGTGAAGATTACACTTACCTGTGTAACTGAACTCTTTTCCTCCATGGCCGATGTCAAGCCTTGACTGTTATGACCCTGAAATTGGGCAGTCAACAAGTATGGGTCATAGGACGTCAATGTCGCTGGGCCAGCTCACATTCGTGTCCAGTGGAATTTAGGGAACTCAAAACGGCTATTTAGTATGGGAGTGGATCCTCTCCTAAGGTCATTCCCATCCTGAGCTTCCTAACCTTTTGACTAGATAATGACACGTGGATATAATGAATCCAACGGTCTACGATAAGCTTTAATTTGTCTTCTTttacttttcttctctctctattctcttcCTTCAcgcctccctctccctctctcccctCGGTTCTTCTTTATTGGTCTGTTCTACAGCTGAGACTAAATAAGAAGAGAATAGTGGCTTGAAATATTGGGTATATGCAGACTTTATGCTGGGAAGTGATGATTTATTCTCTCTCACTCAACGCAGCTTACCCATAACTGATTGCTTTTTCTAAATTCAAATGCTTATCTACTGTAGCAGACCATCTCCTCCtttcctctcattctctctctataACGAAAtctgatgcgggaagcgtgaacacgatagtaagaggctccgtcaagcgtcgaaagccatatgagatgagctagaatccactagcaattacgggcacaaccgtaagaaacacagagaaacttctctaatatttggttttttattgataatttgaatatgaaaattacaatctaagaggtgccttatatatagggcacatagcataaacctaatacaactagaaaacaaaaagaataatttattatagactaaaactagaaaacctaattaaacctcattaaataaaaatcagaaataaaatcctagatactaaagaatattacgtaAATATATAATTGGAATCCCAACCAAGATTTTGTTCGAGAATCCTGATATATCCAAAATAGTAATTTATGactaattccatcattaagaagtctatttgaataccagttttcaatattcaaattattcttcttgatgtgaagacgcttctttcttttcgagattctttgttgaaattggctaaaatctcgtcctacatcaaaaTCACCTGCCACTTCGCCAGAAAATAGACTACTGATGTTGAAGAAATATAAATCTAGTTGTTTAATTCCAGTGGATCTGGGTAAATCAAATTTTGGGTCGCCTAATTTATTGAATCATGGTGGCTATAATTTTACATTTATCTCGTTCCTCTCTTTGTTGGCTTTGCAGAAAATCACAACCTTGTCTAATTGGATTTTGCAAATATAAGAACAAATTGATTTGTGTTTAACGAATATGTTCCCTTGATGGTTTACCCATATACCCAGATCTTGTTCTTCAATAGAACAGAAGAACCAACCCATCAATGGAAGTATGCAAGAACAGCCACGACGATGCAGTTTTTATTTGGCAGCCAAGAGATTCTGAGCGAAGGGGAACGGCCCCttctctttctttgcttttggttgaaattttagaTGTCTCATTACGTGGCACTATTGTAGACCAGTAGATGTTGTTTTACACGTGTCATTACAGGATTAAAAGCTTAGGAAGCTCAGGCAATTTCAttgctcaggagaggatcctctcccattTAGTA is a genomic window containing:
- the LOC133740808 gene encoding LRR receptor-like serine/threonine-protein kinase RGI2, translating into MPMLLRQKPSNTYNHHQMSRPLSFTTIDFFFLFVFTLATSAASLAAANVDVLTLHTWLQGSTTSPSSSDFSNWNPSDPNPCNWSYITCSSQNFVTEINIQFIELALPFPSNFSSLAFLQKLIISGANLTGTISPDIGYCKSLLVLDVSSNSLVGSIPTSIGRLENLQDLILNSNQLTGQVPMELGDCASLKNLLIFDNYLSGYLPATLGKLLNLEVIRAGGNKDMSGNIPDELGNCKNLQVLGLADTKVSGLIPSSLGKLSMLQTLSIYTTMLSGEIPPDIGNCSELVNLFLYENDLSGSLPPELGKLHKLEKMLLWQNNLDGTIPEEIGNCRSLKTIDVSLNSVSGSIPQSFGNLSNLEELMLSNNNISGSIPSVLSNATKLVQLQLDTNQISGLIPAELGMLKELTVFFAWQNKLEGSIPSELAGCESLQALDLSHNALTGNIPSGLFQLQNLTKLLLISNDISGPIPSVIGNCTSLIRLRLVHNRISGEIPKEIGFLDNLSFLDLSENRLVGTVPEEIGKCSSLQLLNLSNNTLGGNLPSSFSSLTRLQVLDVSVNQFVGQIPESYGGLASLNRLILSSNSLTEPIPSSLGKCSNLQLLDLSSNKLTGMIPEQLFEIEALDIALNLSFNALYGIIPPQISALNKLSILDLSHNKLEGDLLALSGLINLVSLNISYNNFTGYLPDSKVFRQLSATDLVGNKGLCSRGHDLCFLSNGTTIAMSRSGSFRRSWRLKLAIALLIALTIALSIFGIVAVFRARKMNGEDNDSEIGGDSWPWKFTPFQKVSFSVEQVLKCLVETNVIGKGCSGVVYRAEMENEDIAVKKLWPTTTASRYDCQSRGVRDSFSAEVKTLGSIRHKNIVRFLGCCWNRNTRLLMYEYMPNGSLGGLLHERSGNCLEWDIRYRIVLGAAQGLAYLHHDCVPPIVHRDIKANNILIGPDFEPCIADFGLAKLVDEGDFARSSNTVAGSYGYIAPEYGYSMKITEKSDVYSYGIVVLEVLTGKQPIDPTIPDGLHIVDWVRQKRGGIEVLDQSLRARPEPEIEEMLQTLGVALLCINPTPDDRPTMKDVAAMLKEIRQEREECMKANMRLLNGSNSANDHGQETMISCSGGTSSAMVQQQHPYPPTSTSTSFSASSLLYTSSSNIKTILK